Proteins found in one Lagopus muta isolate bLagMut1 chromosome 18, bLagMut1 primary, whole genome shotgun sequence genomic segment:
- the AANAT gene encoding serotonin N-acetyltransferase, whose translation MPVLSAVPFLKPTHPQGPRRSPGRQRRHTLPASEFRCLSPEDAVSVFEIEREAFISVSGDCPLHLDEIRHFLTLCPELSLGWFEEGRLVAFIIGSLWDQDRLSQAALTLHEPRGTAVHIHVLAVHRTFRQQGKGSILMWRYLQYLRCLPCARRAVLMCEHFLVPFYEKCGFKALGPCQVTVGTLAFTEMQHEVRGHAFMRRNSGC comes from the exons ATGCCGGTGCTCAGCGCGGTGCCGTTCCTGAAGCCCACCCACCCGCAGGGCCCACGCCGTTCTCCCGGCCGCCAGCGCCGGCACACGCTGCCCGCCAGCGAGTTCCGCTGCCTCAGCCCCGAGGATGCCGTCAGCGTGTTTGAGATCGAGAGGGAAG CCTTCATCTCCGTCTCCGGTGACTGCCCGCTGCACCTGGATGAGATCCGCCATTTCCTGACGCTGTGCCCGGAGCTTTCCCTCGGCTGGTTCGAGGAAGGGCGCCTGGTGGCCTTCATCATCGGCTCCCTGTGGGACCAGGACCGGCTCAGCCAG GCGGCGCTGACCCTGCACGAACCGCGGGGCACGGCGGTGCACATCCACGTGCTGGCCGTGCACCGAACCTTCcgccagcagggcaagggttCCATCCTGATGTGGCGATACCTGCAGTACCTGCGCTGCCTGCCCTGCGCCCGGCGCGCCGTGCTCATGTGCGAACATTTCCTCGTGCCCTTCTATGAGAAGTGCGGTTTCAAAGCTCTGGGTCCCTGCCAGGTGACGGTGGGCACGTTGGCCTTCACTGAGATGCAGCACGAGGTGCGGGGCCATGCCTTCATGCGCAGGAACAGCggctgctga